The following are encoded together in the Naumannella cuiyingiana genome:
- a CDS encoding extracellular solute-binding protein, translating to MTITRRNVLRAAGLAGLGAALPGALAGCGIGGSVDHPNGAAAVTGGFDWKKVSGQTIRLLQTPHPYQQAFQPLLAEFTELTGIEVEVTLVPESAYFTKLNTALAGGAGNPDVFMLGAYFIWQYGPPGWLEDLRPWIDNSAATSAEYDFEDIYEGLRRATSWDFRLGSPLGTGGQWAIPWGFENNVICYNKAFFDSRGIKPADDWDNFRQLAVDLTDRANGHYGVSFRGSKSWATIHPGFMTQYSRMGAKDYEVVDGTLRPGMATPEAIEFQKQWVELAQLAGPVSWTTYEYPDCTRDLGNGSAMMVYDADSATYPQNLPGASAEAGNLAWHPGPAGPGGSYATNLWTWSLAMNSASPNKLASWLFIQWATGKEAMSAATRSAFADPTRASVFDGAFKQTLGAFPGYLEAFETVIDSSTIQFTPQTKFFETTQGWAVALQDIYSGSDPVERLESFARTAASKVNV from the coding sequence GTGACCATCACCCGCCGCAATGTGCTGCGGGCCGCGGGGCTCGCCGGGCTGGGGGCGGCGCTGCCCGGCGCGCTCGCCGGCTGCGGCATCGGCGGTAGCGTCGACCATCCCAACGGCGCCGCCGCCGTCACCGGCGGATTCGACTGGAAGAAGGTCAGCGGCCAGACCATCCGCCTGCTGCAGACCCCGCACCCCTACCAGCAGGCCTTCCAGCCGCTGCTCGCGGAGTTCACCGAGCTGACCGGCATCGAGGTCGAGGTCACGTTGGTGCCGGAGTCGGCGTACTTCACCAAGCTGAACACCGCCCTCGCCGGCGGCGCCGGCAACCCCGACGTGTTCATGCTGGGTGCCTACTTCATCTGGCAGTACGGGCCGCCGGGGTGGCTGGAGGATCTGCGCCCCTGGATCGACAACAGCGCCGCGACCAGTGCGGAGTACGACTTCGAAGACATCTACGAGGGACTGCGCCGCGCCACGTCGTGGGACTTCCGGCTCGGCTCACCGCTCGGCACGGGCGGCCAGTGGGCCATCCCGTGGGGCTTCGAGAACAATGTGATCTGCTACAACAAAGCCTTCTTCGACTCCCGTGGGATCAAGCCCGCCGACGACTGGGACAACTTCCGGCAGCTCGCGGTCGACCTGACCGATCGGGCCAACGGCCACTACGGGGTCTCGTTCCGCGGCTCGAAGTCGTGGGCGACCATCCACCCGGGTTTCATGACCCAGTACTCGCGGATGGGCGCCAAGGACTACGAGGTGGTCGACGGCACGCTGCGGCCCGGAATGGCGACGCCCGAGGCGATCGAGTTCCAGAAGCAGTGGGTCGAGCTGGCCCAGCTCGCCGGGCCCGTGTCCTGGACGACCTATGAGTACCCCGACTGCACCCGCGACCTCGGCAACGGCAGCGCCATGATGGTCTACGACGCCGACAGCGCGACCTACCCGCAGAACCTGCCCGGCGCGAGCGCCGAGGCGGGCAACCTGGCCTGGCACCCGGGGCCGGCCGGCCCCGGCGGCAGCTACGCCACCAACCTGTGGACCTGGTCGCTGGCGATGAACTCGGCCTCGCCGAACAAGCTGGCCTCCTGGTTGTTCATCCAGTGGGCCACCGGGAAGGAGGCGATGTCGGCCGCCACCCGCTCCGCCTTCGCCGACCCGACCCGGGCCTCGGTCTTCGACGGCGCCTTCAAGCAGACCCTCGGCGCGTTCCCCGGCTATCTGGAGGCGTTCGAGACCGTGATCGACTCCTCGACCATCCAGTTCACCCCGCAGACCAAGTTCTTCGAGACCACCCAGGGCTGGGCGGTCGCCCTCCAGGACATCTACTCCGGCAGCGATCCGGTCGAACGGCTGGAGTCGTTCGCCCGGACCGCCGCCTCCAAGGTCAACGTCTGA
- a CDS encoding alcohol dehydrogenase catalytic domain-containing protein, which produces MDNGVSAQEQQTATLPKTMQAVVCYGPEDYRLEEIEVPTRGPGELLVKVEAVGICASDLKCYHGAAKFWGDANREQWIVTPVVPGHEFTGTVVELDDAAREHWGVEVGDRVVGEQIVPCWECRYCTTGNYHMCQVHDMFGFRHFNGAMAEYMVYPQRSIVHKISSDLPAAHAAFTEPLSCALHAVERAQITFDDVVVVAGAGPIGLGMIAGAAAKFPAEIIALDMDERKLELAKRTGATMTINIAEEDAVAKIKELTDGYGADVYLEGTGHPSAVPQGLNLLRKLGRFVEYSVFKDDVSVDWSIISDDKELDVLGAHLGPRCWPAAIRMVEQGRLPLDDIVTHQLPITEFKRGIDLVDSGRESIKVSLIPGGQP; this is translated from the coding sequence ATGGACAACGGAGTCAGCGCGCAGGAGCAGCAGACGGCGACCCTGCCGAAGACCATGCAGGCGGTCGTCTGCTACGGGCCGGAGGACTACCGGCTGGAGGAGATCGAGGTCCCGACCCGCGGACCGGGCGAGCTCCTGGTCAAGGTGGAAGCAGTCGGCATCTGCGCCTCGGACCTGAAGTGCTACCACGGCGCCGCGAAGTTCTGGGGCGACGCCAACCGCGAGCAGTGGATCGTCACCCCGGTCGTTCCCGGCCACGAGTTCACCGGGACCGTCGTCGAGCTGGACGATGCCGCGCGCGAGCACTGGGGGGTCGAGGTCGGCGACCGCGTCGTCGGCGAGCAGATCGTCCCCTGCTGGGAGTGCCGCTACTGCACGACGGGCAACTACCACATGTGCCAGGTGCACGACATGTTCGGATTCCGCCACTTCAACGGCGCCATGGCCGAGTACATGGTCTACCCGCAGCGGTCGATCGTGCACAAGATCAGCTCCGATCTGCCGGCGGCGCATGCCGCCTTCACCGAACCACTCTCCTGCGCCCTGCACGCGGTGGAGCGGGCCCAGATCACCTTCGACGACGTGGTGGTGGTTGCCGGCGCCGGCCCGATCGGCCTGGGCATGATCGCCGGTGCCGCCGCGAAGTTCCCGGCGGAGATCATCGCCCTGGACATGGACGAGCGCAAGCTCGAGCTGGCGAAGCGTACCGGTGCGACGATGACGATCAACATCGCCGAGGAGGACGCCGTCGCGAAGATCAAGGAGCTGACCGACGGCTACGGCGCCGACGTCTATCTGGAGGGCACCGGACACCCGTCGGCGGTGCCGCAGGGCCTGAACCTGCTGCGCAAGCTCGGCCGATTCGTCGAGTACTCGGTGTTCAAGGACGACGTCAGCGTCGACTGGTCAATCATCTCCGACGACAAGGAGCTCGACGTTCTCGGCGCCCATCTCGGTCCGCGCTGCTGGCCCGCGGCGATCCGGATGGTGGAGCAGGGCCGACTGCCGCTGGACGACATCGTCACCCACCAGTTGCCGATCACCGAGTTCAAGCGCGGCATCGACCTGGTCGACTCCGGACGCGAGTCGATCAAGGTCAGCCTGATCCCGGGCGGTCAGCCGTGA